One region of Dokdonia sp. 4H-3-7-5 genomic DNA includes:
- a CDS encoding TIGR00730 family Rossman fold protein produces the protein MSNENRPKGWNEKKTNDSWAIFKIMGEFVNGFEKMSRIGPCVSIFGSARTKPDNKYYKLATEVAEKIANNGYGVITGGGPGIMEAGNRGAHLAGGTSVGLNIELPFEQHDNPYIDSDKSLDFDYFFVRKVMFVKYSQGFVVMPGGFGTLDELFEAITLIQTHKIQKFPIILVGTEFWGGLMDWVKTTLLDSFQNISAGDMDLIHLVDTSDEVIEVLNNFYDEYQLSPNF, from the coding sequence ATGAGTAACGAAAATAGACCTAAAGGCTGGAACGAGAAGAAAACAAATGACTCTTGGGCAATCTTTAAGATAATGGGAGAATTTGTAAATGGATTTGAAAAAATGAGCCGTATAGGTCCATGTGTATCCATTTTTGGTAGTGCGAGAACAAAGCCAGATAATAAGTACTATAAACTAGCTACCGAAGTTGCCGAAAAAATTGCAAATAACGGTTACGGTGTTATTACTGGTGGTGGTCCAGGTATCATGGAAGCTGGTAACCGCGGAGCACACCTTGCTGGCGGAACATCTGTAGGACTTAACATTGAACTTCCTTTTGAGCAACATGACAATCCATATATTGATAGTGATAAGAGTTTAGACTTTGATTACTTCTTTGTACGTAAAGTGATGTTTGTAAAGTACTCACAGGGATTTGTAGTAATGCCAGGAGGTTTTGGAACTCTTGATGAGCTTTTTGAGGCAATCACACTTATCCAAACACACAAAATCCAGAAGTTTCCTATTATACTTGTAGGTACAGAATTTTGGGGAGGGCTTATGGATTGGGTAAAGACAACCTTACTTGACAGTTTTCAGAATATAAGTGCTGGAGATATGGATCTTATACATCTTGTAGACACTTCAGATGAGGTAATTGAGGTGCTTAATAACTTCTATGATGAATATCAATTGAGTCCTAATTTCTAA